AATGGCAGTACATACAAGAAATCCGGCGTGCGGTCTTTCAAGAAGAACAAGGAGTCGATCCGGCATTAGAATTTGACGGTAAAGATGAAATCGCTCAACAGATTATTGCTTACATAGATACCCAGCCAGTAGGAACTGCGCGTGTGAGATATTTAGATGCGAAAACAGCAAAAATAGAACGACTAGCAGTGTTATCAATTGCCAGAGGACAAGGAATTGGTAAGCGATTGATGCAAAAAGCGATAGAACTAGCGATAGAAAAAAAGATTCAAGAAGTTGTGATTCACGCTCAAGAATATATAAAACTACTGTATCAACAACTCGATTTTATTCAAGAGGGAGAAACATTTGATGAAGCGGGGATTCCTCATGTAAAAATGAGGAAAAAATTAACGAACAACGAGTGTGATTAGGCTCAAACACAATCAAGCGCGAGGGCTGCTGATTCTAGCACTGATCTGGCTTGCAGGTGCGGTAAGCGATCGCATTTGGCTGAATATAGATAACTCAGTTCCCGCTTGGGATCAAGCTGATTACCTCAACGGTTCTTTAAATTACTGGCAAGCTTTACAGCAGATACAGTGGTTTAGTCGTGAATGGTGGACAGATTTCTGGCATCTTTCTTCAAAGATACCGCCTGGAATATACACAGTTGCTGCGATCGTACAGCAAATTTTTGGTCGGGGAATAGAGCAAGCTACACTTATTCATTTAATATTTAGTGCGATTCTCCTCACTTCTGTTTATGGATTAGGTGTACAACTATTCAATAGAGAAATAGGCTTATGGGCAGCAGCATTGTGTCAATTGTTTCCTAGTCTTTACCGCTACAGACTAGAATTTGTCTTAGATTATCCCTTGACTGCTGTAGTCACACTCTCTTTTTTGTGTTTAACACTTTGGACTTTTAGTGCAAGCTTAATAGCACCGGTAAAATCTCGCTTATCTCCTAGCAAACAATGGTTGTGGGCTGCGGCTTTTGGGATTTCCTTCGGGCTAGCGATCTTAGTCAAACAAACCGCGTTGTTTTTTCTATTCGTTCCAGTACTCTGGGTAGGCATTGCCACATTGTATCGACGACAATGGCAGCGTTTATTACAGTTAATCGCAAGTCTACTGCTATCAGTAGTGATATTCTATCCTTGGTATCGCACCAATTGGTTAACTGTCTTAACAAGTGGTAAACGCGCAACAATAGATTCTGCAATTGCTGAAGGCGATCCACCTTTAAATACTCTTGCAGCTTGGACTTATTACTGGGAAATTCTGCCTTATCAAGTTTCTTGGTTATTACTTTTAGTACCAATCATCGGAATCCTTCTTTATTGGAAGCGCAAGGAAAAATATCATACCTCATTAGCTTGGTTAGCCATATTTTGGCTAGGTGCTTATTTTTTATGTTCATTAAATATCAATAAAGATGAACGTTATGTTTTGCCTTACTTACCCGTTGTTGGCTTATTTTTAGCTTATGGTTTAACATCCTGGCGCGGACGTTGGGGAAATCGTGTTCGTTGGGGTAGTGTCACTTTGGCAGTACTACTGATGTTTCTCAATCTGTTTCCCCTAGGAGGTATAGGTCAAAGTATGACACAAGTGTTGAGTCCTAAAGCAGAACACTATGCTTTGGTTGGTTCTCGTTTACCGCATGCAGAAGTGATCGAAGAAATCATTCAACAAGCACCTTATTTACGCTCTACCTTAGGAGTTTTACCATCTACTCCACAGATCAATCAACACAACTTTAATTACTATGGGGCATTACGAGACTTTCAAGTTTATGGGCGACAAGTTGGAACGCGATCGCAGCAAATAGCACAAGATGCACGATCGCTTGATTGGTTCTTAACAAAAACTGGCGATCAAGGTTCAGTTCCCGCAGCCCAAGCAGAAATGGTGCAAACGATTGAGCGATCGCCTGATTTTAAAATTCACAAAAGTTGGGCATTACCTGACGGTAGCACATTAAATCTATATCGCGATCGCACTCCGGAGGTTGAAGTGACTTCAGTGCAAACGCCATTAGCAAATGTGAAACTCTTGCAAGTTACAGTACCTCAACAAATACAGCCTGGGATACCTGCGCCTGTCACCTATCAATGGATTGGTTCGTGGGATGAGTTGCAGTCTGGTTTAGTATTACTTGATTGGGATCAGGATACCAATTTAAAATCTCAATGGATACACGATCATGCAGTCGGAATGGGAAATCTGCATTCAGTCGTTCAAACTCATCAAGGCACATTTCAAGTAATTGAACGGATGGCAATGCTACCACCGGCAAATCTCCCCACAGGAACTTATACATTAAAAGCAACTTACTTGAACCGTAATACAGGCGAAACTTATCCAATTGCTGTCCCGCTGGTGACTGTAAATATTGAACCAAATGCTGAACCTGTTGCAGCACCTGAACTCGATTTATTAACACAGTTGCGGATTTTAGCTGCTACTTTACCCCAAGGACCAACAGCACTAGAATGGGTTTTTGAAGAAATTGCCCGCATTAATCAATACGATCCAACGCAAGATTATTTAATGCAAACTCAACAAGCCTTAACCTATCGCCTACAGCAGGAATCACAAAATTTAGAGTGGGCGTATACTTTGGCTTTATCTAGAGTATTGAAACAACAAGTCAAAGAAGCGATCGCAGCTTTAGAAAAAGTCACTCAACTCGACGCTCAAAACCCTTATGCTTATGCCTATCTTGCTTTTGTCCATCTTTATAATTGGCACGGCGCACCTGCAGCAGCTGCCCTTAAAAATGCCCGTACACTCAACTCTAATATTCCAGAAATTCAAGTTCTCAGCAGTGTTGCTGCATTGTTACAAGGCAATCTTATAGACGCATGGCACTATTTTACAACCTGGCAGAACACGTAAAATCTGTCATACTTTATTTTACCCTGACCTCTGACTTTTGCTATAAATAGCGCATCAAAAGTGATTCTAGTTGAGCAATACCAATCGGCTTATTTAAACACTCTTGGGCACCAGCTTCAAGGAAGCGATCGCACTTTTCAGTTGTTTGTGTTATGACGACTATGGGAATTGTTTGATCGAGTTCTGCTTTAAGATGTTGTATGAGAGTTACAGTTGTAACATTTTCTGATAATTGAGGATCTAATAAAATTAGTTTTGGCTTAAATTTCTCGATCTGAGCCAAAATATTATTTGTCACTTTCAAGTACTTAACTTCATAGCCAATTGCTTTAAGGTAAGATTGAATAATGCTGCCATGATTACCATTACCACTAATCAGAATTCGTGGCGAACAATTGAATAGATGACCAGCTTGTTGATTGTAGCCATACTGCTCATCTTCTGTCGGTTGAGGGTAATCCGGTAACAACAAAGTAAAATCACTACCCTTACCCAGCGTTGACTTTACAGTAACATTTCCACCGTGTAGATGCGCTAGTTTACGAGTTAAAGCTAAACCTAGACCGGTTCCTTCATATTGACGATTGAAACGACTATCTAACTGCTTAAATGGTTGAAATAGTAACTTAAGATGTTCTGAAGCAATACCAATTCCTGTATCAGAAACAGTAAAAGTGATTCCTTGAGGAACTTTTTGAACTCGAAGAGTAACTTTACCAGATGGAGTAAACTTAATTGCATTTGTTAACAGATTAAGTAACATTTGCTTAACTCGTCGTTCATCAGCAAAGCAGCAAACAGCCTGAGGATCGAGTTGACTAGTAAGTTGCAAACCTTTTTTAATTGCGCGATCGCGTACAATTGCCAAGCAAGTTTCACATAACTCAGGTACTTGAACTAACGCTAACATCAGTTCTTCTTTGCCTGCTTCAACTTTCGAGAGGTCAAGAATATCATTAATCAATGATAGCAAGTGTTCGCCACTACTATAAATGCAGCTTACATATTCTTTTTGCTTTGCATTTAAAGAACCAAAGATTTCTTGATGTAGTAATTGTGATAAACCTAAAATAGCATTCAAAGGTGTGCGTAATTCGTGGCTCATCGTTGCTAAAAACTCACTTTT
Above is a genomic segment from Gloeocapsopsis sp. IPPAS B-1203 containing:
- a CDS encoding GNAT family N-acetyltransferase, whose amino-acid sequence is MSQIAIKTASPQEWQYIQEIRRAVFQEEQGVDPALEFDGKDEIAQQIIAYIDTQPVGTARVRYLDAKTAKIERLAVLSIARGQGIGKRLMQKAIELAIEKKIQEVVIHAQEYIKLLYQQLDFIQEGETFDEAGIPHVKMRKKLTNNECD
- a CDS encoding glycosyltransferase family 39 protein, translated to MIRLKHNQARGLLILALIWLAGAVSDRIWLNIDNSVPAWDQADYLNGSLNYWQALQQIQWFSREWWTDFWHLSSKIPPGIYTVAAIVQQIFGRGIEQATLIHLIFSAILLTSVYGLGVQLFNREIGLWAAALCQLFPSLYRYRLEFVLDYPLTAVVTLSFLCLTLWTFSASLIAPVKSRLSPSKQWLWAAAFGISFGLAILVKQTALFFLFVPVLWVGIATLYRRQWQRLLQLIASLLLSVVIFYPWYRTNWLTVLTSGKRATIDSAIAEGDPPLNTLAAWTYYWEILPYQVSWLLLLVPIIGILLYWKRKEKYHTSLAWLAIFWLGAYFLCSLNINKDERYVLPYLPVVGLFLAYGLTSWRGRWGNRVRWGSVTLAVLLMFLNLFPLGGIGQSMTQVLSPKAEHYALVGSRLPHAEVIEEIIQQAPYLRSTLGVLPSTPQINQHNFNYYGALRDFQVYGRQVGTRSQQIAQDARSLDWFLTKTGDQGSVPAAQAEMVQTIERSPDFKIHKSWALPDGSTLNLYRDRTPEVEVTSVQTPLANVKLLQVTVPQQIQPGIPAPVTYQWIGSWDELQSGLVLLDWDQDTNLKSQWIHDHAVGMGNLHSVVQTHQGTFQVIERMAMLPPANLPTGTYTLKATYLNRNTGETYPIAVPLVTVNIEPNAEPVAAPELDLLTQLRILAATLPQGPTALEWVFEEIARINQYDPTQDYLMQTQQALTYRLQQESQNLEWAYTLALSRVLKQQVKEAIAALEKVTQLDAQNPYAYAYLAFVHLYNWHGAPAAAALKNARTLNSNIPEIQVLSSVAALLQGNLIDAWHYFTTWQNT